One part of the Mauremys mutica isolate MM-2020 ecotype Southern chromosome 21, ASM2049712v1, whole genome shotgun sequence genome encodes these proteins:
- the LOC123354513 gene encoding uncharacterized protein LOC123354513, protein MGWEVKLSSFFQPQPDRATRNPTPQPPAPSASFSVSGKVRDQTKPPAHRASASLRERGRMAGRFWLAASTLAMILGMAVTQEDVCRAPPGKDGYPGVPGLNGRPGQKGDTGEPGLPGRRSGIRGPKGDEGEPGPPGMPGNQGYRGPNGSPGLPGPPGRKGVKGKAGNIKDQPRPAFSASRKSPRSSGNIVVFDNLITDPDSPNSGYDTVTGKFTCRVPGVYYFAFQVISSGNLCLSLVLNEKKELGVCDSNSRGILQVNSGSSVLQLAQNDRVWLESDPRQGNQVYDGTEADSVFSGFLLFPETQLTEEGRGERALLTHTRGRCALLTGASASSWGLRSWNTRDRRMDGSTSSALKKTPADAASELTPGPWALPRAVIPGRNVQDRDVKLGQGPGKGAGLSKRPVLASFSHQLPPGWCRSRRSDKPASSPTAAEPSGERGSQRPAPERTMMAKNVWEPVGLALALLLLALETTVTGSASQSCYGTPGLPGTPGMPGKDGRDGLKGVKGEPGIPAIPGTRGPKGEKGDSGSPGLPGKTGPMGPPGTRGEPGEHGQPGGPGLPGNYKQKHQSAFSVVRQTGQYPDKNAPVVFNRAITNLSEDYNTTSGKFTCRVPGLYYFVFHTSQTANLCVNMYKNRQKVASFCDHMSNTKQVSSGGLLLRMDAGHQLWLAVNDYNGMVGIAGSDSVFSGFLLFPD, encoded by the exons ATGGGTTGGGAAGTGAAACTCAGCAGCTTCTTCCAACCCCAACCGGACAGAGCCACCCGCaatcccaccccccaaccccctgcaccctccGCCTCATTCTCTGTCTCGGGGAAGGTCAGAGACCAAACGAAGCCGCCTGCTCACAGAGCCTCGGCCAGCCTCCGGGAGCG AGGCAGAATGGCTGGCAGATTCTGGCTGGCAGCCAGCACCCTGGCCATGATCCTGGGCATGGCAGTAACTCAGGAGGACGTGTGTCGAGCACCGCCCGGCAAAGACGGCTACCCTGGCGTGCCGGGCCTCAATGGGAGGCCAGGGCAGAAAGGCGACACAGGCGAGCCAG GGTTACCGGGAAGAAGGTCGGGGATCCGGGGACCCAAAGGTGATGAAGGGGAACCTGGGCCTCCCGGCatgcctgggaaccagggctaCAGGGGGCCAAATGGTTCCCCCGGGCTCCCAGGGCCGCCGGGGAGGAAGGGAGTCAAAGGAAAGGCTGGCAATATCAAGGATCAGCCCCGGCCTGCCTTCTCGGCCTCCAGGAAGAGCCCCCGCAGCAGCGGGAACATCGTGGTCTTTGACAATCTCATCACCGACCCGGACAGCCCGAACAGCGGCTACGACACCGTGACGGGCAAGTTCACCTGCCGGGTGCCCGGCGTCTACTACTTTGCCTTCCAGGTGATCTCCAGCGGGAACCTCTGCCTCAGCCTCGTCCTCAATGAGAAAAAGGAGTTGGGCGTCTGCGACAGCAACAGCCGCGGCATCCTGCAGGTGAACTCAGGGAGCAGCGTGCTCCAGCTGGCCCAGAACGACCGGGTCTGGCTCGAGAGCGACCCCCGCCAAGGCAACCAGGTGTACGACGGCACCGAGGCCGACAGCGTCTTCAGCGGTTTCCTGCTCTTCCCTGAGACCCAGT TGacggaggaagggagaggggaaagagCGCTGCTCACTcacaccagggggcgctgtgcgctCCTCACCGGAGCCAGCGCCTCGTCCTGGGGCCTGCGCTCCTGGAACACGAGGGACAGACGGATGGACGGCTCAACCAGCTCGGCCTTGAAAAAGACTCCTGCTGATGCAGCTAGTGAGCTAACACCGGGGCCCTGGGCACTACCCAGAGCGGTGATACCCGG AAGAAATGTCCAGGACAGGGATGTGAAACTTGGCCAGGGTCCCGGCAAAGGGGCTGGTCTTTCCAAGAGGCCTGTCCTGGCCTCCTTCAGCCACCAACTTCCTCCTGGCTGGTGTCGCAGCCGGAGATCTGACAAGCCAGCCAGCAGCCCCACTGCAGCAGAGCCCTCCGGAGAGCGCgggagccagcgccctgccccagagag GACAATGATGGCCAAGAACGTCTGGGAACCAGTGGGCCTGGCCCTAGCCCTTCTCCTCCTGGCGCTGGAGACTACCGTGACAGGCAGTGCTTCCCAGAGCTGCTATGGGACCCCTGGGCTGCCTGGCACGCCTGGCATGCCTGGCAAGGATGGCAGAGATGGGCTGAAAGGAGTCAAAGGCGAACCAG GCATTCCGGCCATTCCTGGAACCCGAGGGCCCAAGGGGGAGAAAGGAGACTCCGGCAGCCCCGGCCTGCCAGGAAAAACTGGTCCCATGGGTCCCCCTGGCACCCGGGGAGAGCCAGGCGAGCACGGCCAGCCTGGGGGCCCCGGACTGCCAGGCAATTACAAGCAGAAGCACCAGTCGGCCTTCTCAGTAGTGAGGCAGACTGGGCAGTACCCGGACAAGAACGCCCCTGTGGTGTTCAACCGCGCCATCACCAACCTCAGCGAGGACTACAACACCACTTCGGGCAAGTTCACCTGCCGCGTGCCCGGCCTCTACTACTTCGTCTTCCACACCTCCCAGACCGCCAACCTCTGCGTCAACATGTACAAGAACCGGCAGAAGGTGGCCAGCTTCTGCGACCACATGTCCAACACCAAGCAGGTCAGCTCCGGGGGCCTCCTGCTGCGCATGGACGCCGGGCACCAGCTCTGGCTGGCAGTCAACGACTACAACGGCATGGTGGGCATCGCTGGCTCCGACAGCGTCTTTTCCGGCTTCCTGCTCTTCCCAGACTag
- the C1QB gene encoding complement C1q subcomponent subunit B, translating to MQTSAFPPQGHCQAGLRRARPRPRSLLQDAASAGADMMLWAVLLCLAAVALASTDRCPGYAAIPGIPGVPGQPGSNGKDGVDGPKGEKGPTGRVDDEMELGEKGEPGIPGHPGKVGPKGPVGSKGSPGPTGSPGPMGESGDFKTTLRSAFSAARTVSMLPRREQPIRFDRVITNENGHYENRYGRFTCKIPGLYYFTYHVTSRGNLCINIKKGQGTKGEKVVTFCDYVHNVYQVTTGGVVLRLRGEESVWLEPTEKNSLVGIEGADSIFSGFLLFPDA from the exons ATGCAAACTTCTGCTTTCCCTCCACAGGGTCACTGCCAAGCTGGACTGAGACGCGCCCGGCCTCGTCCCCGCTCGCTGCTGCAGGACGCTGCAAG CGCTGGTGCCGACATGATGCTGTGGGCCGTGCTGCTCTGCCTGGCTGCGGTTGCCCTGGCCAGCACCGATAGGTGCCCGGGCTACGCCGCCATCCCGGGCATTCCGGGCGTACCAGGACAGCCGGGCTCCAACGGCAAAGATGGAGTGGATGGTCCGAAGGGAGAGAAAG GTCCCACAGGGCGGGTGGACGATGAAATGGAGCTAGGGGAGAAAGGAGAGCCGGGGATCCCCGGACACCCCGGGAAAGTCGGCCCCAAAGGCCCCGTCGGCTCCAAGGGCTCTCCAGGTCCCACGGGTTCTCCTGGGCCAATGGGTGAATCTGGGGACTTCAAGACCACCCTCAGATCTGCATTCTCAGCTGCCAGGACCGTTAGCATGCTGCCGCGCCGGGAGCAGCCCATCCGCTTCGACCGCGTCATCACCAACGAGAACGGGCACTACGAGAACAGGTACGGCCGGTTCACCTGCAAGATCCCAGGCCTCTACTACTTCACCTACCACGTCACCTCCAGGGGCAACTTGTGCATCAACATCAAGAAGGGCCAGGGCACGAAGGGGGAGAAGGTGGTGACCTTCTGCGACTACGTGCACAACGTCTACCAGGTCACCACCGGGGGGGTGGTGCTGCggctgcggggagaggagtcCGTGTGGCTGGAGCCCACCGAGAAGAATTCCCTGGTGGGGATCGAAGGGGCTGACAGCATCTTCTCGGGGTTCCTGCTCTTCCCCGACGCCTAG